The Echeneis naucrates chromosome 8, fEcheNa1.1, whole genome shotgun sequence genome has a window encoding:
- the kcnh4a gene encoding LOW QUALITY PROTEIN: potassium voltage-gated channel subfamily H member 4a (The sequence of the model RefSeq protein was modified relative to this genomic sequence to represent the inferred CDS: substituted 1 base at 1 genomic stop codon), whose protein sequence is MMPVMKGLLAPQNTFLDTIIKHFDGTHSNFLLGNAQGRYGYPIVYCSDGFCELTGFVRTEVMQKTCTCSFLYGAQTNESVTQQVDKALEGQQEYQGEVCFYQKNGNPFWCLLDIVPIKNEKGEVVLFLLSFKDISESYGKSHRYGDGMSEVTPQSRKNNRSHFSQAQERGRTILHHLTNLFTKRGKRKLTNSCRQRECHRIKSHDFKRFVSSLXCFQSVFQKPSPPEYKVAAVKKSRFILLHYSISKALWDWLILLATFYVAITVPYDVCFVSHDEASDHLSVVSHSAVGSDIAVEMLFILDIILNFRTTYVSQSGQVVYDARSIYLHYCTTWFFVDLIAALPFDLLYAFNITVTSLVHLLKTVRLLRLLRLLQKLDRYSQYSAVVLTLLMSVFALLAHWMACVWYVIGRKEIESSDPVTWDIGWLQELGKRLEMPYINSTLGGPSIPSAYIASLYFTLSSLTSVGFGNVCANTDAEKIFSICIMLMGALMHAVVFGNVTAIIQRMYSRRSLYHTRMKDLKDFILVHRLPQQLKQRMLEYFQATWSVNNGINANELLHDFPDELRADIAMHLNKDILQLPVFERASRGCLRSLSLHIKTSFCAPGEYLIRHGDALQANYFVCSGSLEVLKDGMVLAILGKGDLIGADLPEHDQVIKTNADVKALTYCDLQYISVRALREVLRLYPEYSSRFSSDIHHNLTYNLREGSEADGLTRFLQTPRPSQDHITMDHKFPYIIGADDAEHGENKKHSQQKRLPLLQRMGSPVRQPCLSAMLGEELRHMNALRLCRSPVQGHRGHSPSPQAFTREERSTSPLPSLSSDLGLSHQPAKLLIPSLPCVSPLNLSPRVVDGIEDNSHAFQFNIEQSEAETSVTGKSVISLLLILLSDHLQLSVNLLLETEEVRQNISKLNKEVNNLNQDVSNLAKELHDIMHYLQSHTAMLHYNTKVSSLSYGTQMTPGLNATASSDWQSHVPLNIPTGLHLHNEVISHPARNVWGCTGLSSQGRSPTLLHSSSPMTSCLHLYCSDRDGATAHRLQSQCGPFQTTRTTPNSPYMTRSHGGPSLLGLSPAFGSFPGISQGPQGTYSASIPTMSNSHLCSPVNSGYSHPSQSVQTNSDPSHNMTRPLTPIHSSITPTGQPQYHTAFSSLNPSQVYTSIYTGHIPGQQSSINSPTQNSTTGCSSDHQV, encoded by the exons ACAGTAACTTTCTGTTGGGAAATGCTCAGGGTCGCTATGGTTACCCCATAGTGTACTGCTCTGATGGTTTTTGCGAGCTGACTGGCTTCGTTCGGACTGAGGTGATGCAGAAAACTTGTACCTGCAGCTTCCTTTATGGGGCCCAGACCAATGAGAGTGTGACCCAACAGGTGGACAAAGCTCTGGAGGGACAGCAGGAGTACCAGGGAGAGGTCTGCTTCTATCAGAAAAATG GAAATCCATTTTGGTGCCTCCTGGATATTGTGCCAATAAAAAATGAGAAGGGTGAGGTTGTGCTGTTCCTGTTGTCCTTCAAAGACATCAGTGAGTCGTATGGGAAAAGCCACCGCTATGGAGATG GTATGTCAGAGGTGACTCCccagagcaggaaaaacaacCGATCACACTTTTCTCAAGCtcaagagagagggaggactATTCTGCACCACCTAACGAACCTATTCACCAAGAGGGGCAAGAGGAAACTGACCAAT AGCTGTAGACAGCGAGAGTGCCACAGAATCAAATCCCATGATTTCAAGAggtttgtgtcttctctgtGATGCTTTCAGAGCGTGTTCCAGAAACCGTCTCCACCCGAGTACAAGGTGGCAGCGGTGAAGAAGTCACGTTTTATCCTGCTACACTACagcatctccaaagccttgtgGGACTGGCTAATCCTGCTGGCCACCTTCTATGTTGCGATCACTGTCCCTTATGATGTCTGCTTTGTCAGTCATGATGAGGCCAGTGACCATCTTTCCGTTGTCAGTCACAGTGCTGTAGGCAGTGATATAGCAGTGGAGATGCTCTTCATACTTG ATATTATCCTGAATTTCCGTACCACCTATGTGAGTCAGTCAGGTCAGGTGGTGTATGATGCGCGATCCATTTATCTGCATTACTGCACCACTTGGTTCTTTGTGGATCTGATTGCAGCTTTGCCCTTTGACCTTCTTTACGCTTTCAACATAACTGTC ACCTCACTTGTGCACTTGCTGAAGACAGTCCGTCTTCTACGTCTGCTGCGCCTCTTGCAGAAGCTAGATCGATACTCCCAGTACAGTGCTGTGGTCCTCACCCTGCTCATGTCTGTGTTCGCCTTGCTGGCCCACTGGATGGCCTGTGTGTGGTACGTCATTGGACGCAAGGAGATAGAAAGCAGTGACCCTGTTACCTGGGACATAG GCTGGCTTCAGGAGTTGGGAAAGCGATTAGAGATGCCCTACATCAACAGCACCCTGGGTGGTCCCTCCATACCAAGTGCCTACATTGCTTCTCTCTATTTCACCCTCAGCAGCCTCACCAGTGTTGGTTTTGGCAACGTGTGCGCCAATACAGATGCTGAGAAAATCTTCTCCATCTGCATTATGCTCATGGGAG CTCTGATGCATGCAGTGGTGTTTGGCAACGTCACAGCCATCATCCAGCGGATGTATTCACGAAGGTCACTTTACCACACACGGATGAAGGATCTTAAGGACTTTATCCTTGTGCATCGGCTACCGCAACAGCTGAAGCAGAGGATGCTGGAGTACTTTCAGGCCACCTGGTCAGTCAACAACGGTATCAATGCTAATGAG TTGCTGCATGACTTTCCCGATGAACTGCGAGCTGATATTGCCATGCATCTGAATAAAGACATCCTCCAGCTGCCTGTCTTTGAACGAGCCAGCAGAGGGTGTCTGCGCTCCCTCTCCCTGCACATTAAAACCTCCTTCTGTGCACCTGGAGAATATCTTATCCGCCATGGAGATGCCCTACAAGCCAACTATTTTGTCTGCTCAGGTTCCCTGGAAGTTCTGAAAGATGGCATGGTCCTAGCCATCCTGG GCAAAGGTGACCTCATTGGAGCTGATCTCCCAGAACATGACCAAGTAATCAAGACCAATGCAGATGTGAAGGCACTGACCTACTGTGACTTGCAGTACATCAGTGTGAGGGCTTTGAGGGAGGTCCTCAGACTGTACCCAGAGTACAGCAGTCGGTTCAGCTCTGATATCCACCACAACCTCACTTACAACTTGAGAGAGGGAAGTGAAGCTGAC GGATTAACAAGGTTTCTACAGACTCCCAGGCCATCCCAG GATCACATTACTATGGACCATAAATTTCCCTACATCATTGGGGCAGATGATGCAGAACATggagaaaacaagaaacactCTCAGCAGAAGAGATTGCCACTGCTACAGAGAATGGGGAGCCCTGTTCGTCAGCCTTGTCTCAGCGCCATGTTGGGGGAGGAGCTCCGCCACATGAATGCACTCCGCCTCTGTCGGTCACCTGTTCAAGGTCACAGAGGCCACAGCCCCTCTCCTCAAGCTTTCACCAGGGAAGAGCGCTCCACGTCTCCTTTGCCCAGTCTTTCCAGTGACCTAGGCTTGAGCCATCAGCCTGCCAAGCTGCTCATACCATCTTTGCCTTGTGTTAGTCCACTGAACCTAAGCCCCAG GGTTGTGGATGGAATTGAGGACAATAGTCATGCATTTCAATTCAATATAGAGCAGAGCGAAGCAGAGACCAGTGTGACAGGTAAATCCGT TATTTCTCTATTGTTAATCCTTCTTTCAGACCATTTACAATTGAGTGTCAACCTGCTCTTGGAAACGGAGGAAGTGAGACAAAACATAAGCAAACTAAATAAAGAG gtgAACAACTTGAACCAAGACGTATCTAACCTTGCCAAGGAGCTCCATGACATAATGCATTACCTACAGTCTCACACTGCCATGCTCCATTATAACACTAAAGTTTCCTCACTCTCCTATGGTACACAAATGACTCCTGGTCTTAATGCGACTGCTTCTAGTGATTGGCAGTCTCATGTGCCTTTAAATATACCCACTGGACTGCACCTCCATAATGAAGTGATTAGCCACCCTGCCAGAAATGTGTGGGGTTGCACAGGATTATCCTCCCAGGGTCGAAGTCCCACCTTGCTGCACTCTTCAAGTCCTATGACATCTTGTTTACATTTGTATTGCTCCGACAGGGATGGGGCCACAGCTCATAGACTACAGAGCCAGTGTGGCCCCTTCCAAACTACAAGAACAACTCCAAACTCCCCTTACATGACCCGCTCTCATGGAGGTCCATCCCTCTTGGGACTCAGTCCTGCCTTCGGTAGCTTCCCTGGGATCTCTCAGGGTCCACAGGGGACTTACAGTGCCTCCATTCCTACAATGAGCAACTCTCACTTATGTTCCCCAGTAAATTCTGGCTACAGCCATCCATCTCAGAGTGTCCAAACCAACTCAGATCCCTCACATAATATGACCAGGCCCCTCACACCCATACATTCCTCCATCACTCCTACTGGCCAGCCACAGTATCACACTGCCTTCAGCTCTCTCAACCCCTCACAAGTCTATACATCAATATACACGGGGCACATCCCAGGCCAACAGAGCTCAATCAACAGTCCtacacaaaacagcacaacgGGATGCAGCTCAGACCACCAGGTGTAG
- the rab5c gene encoding ras-related protein Rab-5C, whose product MAGRGGPARTNGTAANNKICQFKLVLLGESAVGKSSLVLRFVKGQFHEYQESTIGAAFLTQTVCLDDTTVKFEIWDTAGQERYHSLAPMYYRGAQAAIVVYDITNTDTFARAKNWVKELQRQASPNIVIALAGNKADLANKRAVDFQEAQAYADDNSLLFMETSAKTAMNVNEIFMAIAKKLPKNEPQGGAGNGGRARGGVDLQEAAPQGRSGQCCGGGN is encoded by the exons ATGGCAGGGCGAGGTGGACCAGCACGGACCAACGGCACTGCAGCAAACAACAAGATCTGCCAATTTAAGCTAGTGCTGTTGGGGGAATCAGCCGTGGGGAAGTCCAGCTTGGTGCTCCGCTTTGTTAAAGGCCAGTTCCACGAGTACCAGGAGAGCACCATTGGAG CTGCCTTTCTCACACAGACAGTATGTTTGGATGATACAACAGTCAAGTTTGAGATCTGGGACACTGCAGGACAGGAACGGTATCACAGTTTGGCACCTATGTACTACAGGGGAGCCCAGGCCGCCATCGTGGTCTATGATATCACCAACACA GATACATTCGCACGTGCAAAGAACTGGGTGAAGGAGCTCCAGCGCCAAGCCAGCCCTAATATTGTTATTGCACTGGCCGGAAATAAAGCAGACCTGGCCAACAAGAGAGCTGTAGATTTCCAG gaAGCACAAGCCTACGCAGATGACAACAGTTTGCTTTTCATGGAGACATCAGCAAAAACTGCTATGAATGTCAATGAGATTTTTATGGCTATTG CCAAGAAACTTCCGAAGAATGAACCTCAGGGTGGAGCGGGCAATGGTGGACGAGCCAGAGGTGGCGTGGACCTGCAGGAAGCTGCACCACAGGGCAGAAGTGGCCAGTGCTGTGGGGGCGGGAACTAA